A section of the Pseudanabaena mucicola str. Chao 1806 genome encodes:
- the menD gene encoding 2-succinyl-5-enolpyruvyl-6-hydroxy-3-cyclohexene-1-carboxylic-acid synthase gives MNTANRNTLWASIVAEELYRSGVRTVCISPGSRSTPLVIAFAELRDLYPDFQLLVHIDERSSSFFALGVAKIQMAPVALLCTSGTAAANYYPAIIEAYYSRIPLIVLTADRPPEMRDCGSGQTIDQINIYGKHVRYFFEVGTPEITGFRLRYLRSLISRTVSIAVGKGDTPAGAVHLNFPFADPMPPISVPTDVPEHLALSSPEAMFGNPSGGAYSQILAGMRSLDTNVIAAIANQIISHPRGVIVVGVYDAPTGFLTSAQRLARATGYPLLIEATGAHRRGEIGHYDSFLRSPNFCKTHAPEIVIRFGAMPTSKSYMLWLERHIGCQQIVVGSTNSDPTHGITQSLNVFPTSFCDQLANYLENYAQPAWQDKQWRLDFELAESIAEHTITEAITNIEELFDGKVYAKLAQMLPADSYIYVASSTPIRDLDTFFHSDHPITVLANRGANGIDGTISSALGAAWGCDRPMVLICGDLAFYHDLNGLLAAQKYQISLTIILLNNDGGGIFNLLPISKFENTFEEFFGTSHNLDFAPIIQAYNCEHVLIRDWRHFHTALTNSLETKGTQVLEIQSDRQRNKDLHFSIWNQVIVNCDRHFHENS, from the coding sequence ATGAATACTGCCAATCGCAATACTCTCTGGGCAAGCATTGTTGCTGAAGAACTATATCGCTCTGGAGTGCGGACAGTTTGCATCTCTCCCGGTTCACGCTCAACTCCCCTTGTGATTGCTTTTGCAGAACTACGCGATCTCTATCCAGACTTTCAGCTTTTGGTACATATTGATGAGCGTTCTAGTAGTTTCTTTGCCCTTGGAGTTGCGAAGATACAGATGGCTCCTGTGGCACTACTTTGCACTTCAGGAACTGCCGCCGCTAATTATTATCCTGCAATTATCGAAGCTTATTATAGTCGAATTCCATTGATCGTCTTGACCGCCGATCGCCCACCAGAGATGCGTGATTGTGGCTCAGGGCAAACGATTGATCAGATCAATATTTATGGAAAACATGTACGCTACTTCTTTGAAGTGGGAACTCCTGAAATCACTGGATTCCGACTGCGCTATTTGCGATCACTGATTAGTCGCACGGTCAGTATTGCTGTCGGTAAAGGGGATACCCCCGCAGGAGCAGTTCATCTCAACTTTCCCTTTGCTGACCCCATGCCCCCGATATCCGTTCCTACGGATGTACCAGAGCACTTAGCGCTCAGTAGTCCCGAAGCCATGTTTGGTAATCCTTCGGGAGGAGCCTATAGTCAAATATTGGCAGGAATGCGATCGCTAGATACGAACGTGATTGCCGCCATTGCCAATCAAATTATCAGCCATCCCAGAGGCGTGATTGTTGTTGGGGTCTATGATGCACCAACTGGTTTTTTAACTTCAGCCCAAAGATTAGCCAGAGCGACAGGCTATCCATTACTAATTGAAGCGACAGGAGCGCATCGTCGGGGTGAGATTGGTCATTATGATAGCTTTTTGCGATCACCCAACTTCTGCAAAACCCATGCACCCGAAATCGTAATTCGGTTTGGGGCAATGCCTACTTCCAAAAGCTATATGCTATGGCTGGAGAGACATATTGGCTGCCAGCAAATTGTGGTTGGTAGCACCAATAGCGATCCCACCCATGGCATCACACAATCTCTCAATGTCTTTCCCACCAGTTTTTGCGACCAGCTAGCCAATTATTTAGAGAACTATGCTCAACCCGCTTGGCAAGATAAGCAATGGCGATTAGATTTTGAACTAGCGGAAAGTATTGCTGAACATACAATTACAGAAGCTATCACCAATATTGAGGAATTATTCGATGGCAAGGTCTATGCAAAACTTGCCCAAATGCTTCCTGCGGATAGTTATATCTACGTGGCTAGCAGTACTCCAATTCGCGATTTAGATACTTTTTTCCATAGCGATCATCCAATTACTGTGCTCGCAAATCGTGGTGCAAATGGCATTGATGGAACCATATCGAGTGCTTTAGGTGCTGCATGGGGATGCGATCGCCCAATGGTGCTCATTTGCGGTGATTTAGCCTTCTATCATGATTTGAATGGATTACTTGCCGCCCAAAAATACCAAATTTCACTCACAATTATTCTCTTAAATAATGATGGTGGCGGAATCTTTAATCTCTTACCAATATCTAAATTTGAGAATACCTTCGAGGAATTTTTCGGCACATCCCATAATCTCGATTTTGCTCCAATTATTCAGGCTTATAACTGTGAACATGTTCTTATTCGAGATTGGCGGCATTTCCACACAGCACTAACAAATTCTCTAGAAACTAAAGGCACTCAAGTTTTAGAAATCCAAAGCGATCGCCAACGCAATAAAGACTTACATTTCTCCATTTGGAATCAGGTCATTGTCAACTGTGATCGACATTTTCACGAAAACAGCTAA
- a CDS encoding nucleoside triphosphate pyrophosphatase, whose product MSHPVFVLASASPTRKKILENAGFTPIVRVSYFDEDAIQVSDPTALVLTLAQCKAKAILSDLSQELGKQNTLVMGCDSIMYLNGMIYGKPDTKEIAIATWQKMRGNYCELYTGHCLIDIQNQRTVMRHGVTKVYFAEATDAEIESYVDSGEPLCCAGCFTLEKLGGLLIDKIEGCHTNVLGLSLPILRQMLAELGYSIQFSANGTTIK is encoded by the coding sequence ATGTCGCATCCTGTTTTTGTGCTTGCCTCGGCATCCCCAACCCGCAAAAAAATCCTTGAGAATGCAGGGTTTACTCCAATTGTGCGGGTTAGTTACTTTGATGAAGATGCAATTCAAGTGAGTGATCCCACTGCTTTAGTGTTAACCCTTGCTCAGTGCAAAGCAAAAGCAATTCTATCTGATTTATCGCAGGAGCTAGGCAAACAAAACACTCTCGTGATGGGATGTGATTCCATTATGTATCTCAATGGCATGATTTATGGCAAGCCTGACACCAAGGAAATTGCGATCGCCACATGGCAAAAGATGCGCGGTAACTATTGCGAACTCTATACAGGGCATTGTTTGATTGACATCCAAAATCAGCGCACAGTCATGCGTCATGGGGTCACTAAGGTATATTTCGCTGAAGCAACGGATGCAGAAATTGAGAGTTATGTTGATTCAGGGGAACCTCTCTGCTGTGCTGGTTGCTTTACATTAGAGAAGCTCGGTGGATTACTAATTGATAAGATCGAAGGCTGTCATACTAATGTTTTAGGATTGAGTTTGCCTATCCTTCGGCAAATGCTGGCAGAACTTGGATATAGCATCCAATTTAGCGCAAATGGAACCACGATCAAATGA
- a CDS encoding NAD(P)/FAD-dependent oxidoreductase — protein MKDIIVIGAGMSGLICAQQLKQAGLDVTIVEKSAGLGGRMATRRLQGTWVDHGAQLIAVKSDSFGRFIRKLQEKQIVQEWTRNVYQLSPSGLFPPEADQRYTRYCCPLGMTAIAKYLSADLTIINNARIIGVSHNEDKWQLLTDRQEILETKVIVSTIPAPQFLPLFEEVLAPAPSFLQALQSVKFLPSVTIMAGYNASNEVPIEWQVIKCINDPILDWISYDSSKHPDKSIQPVFVLQSNAEFAKQSMGELDLEIVGKPLLYQTGKLLARWLANPEWWQVHRWRYAVVEESLGVSCLSTSIPLALICAGDWCAGKNIEAAYHSGIAAAESALELIKS, from the coding sequence ATGAAAGATATAATCGTGATCGGTGCAGGGATGTCAGGTCTAATCTGCGCTCAACAATTAAAGCAAGCAGGGCTAGATGTCACCATTGTCGAGAAATCCGCGGGTTTAGGTGGACGGATGGCAACTAGGCGCTTGCAAGGCACTTGGGTCGATCACGGTGCACAGCTTATTGCCGTAAAAAGTGATAGCTTTGGGCGATTTATCCGTAAATTGCAAGAGAAACAGATTGTACAAGAATGGACTCGAAATGTTTATCAACTTTCCCCATCAGGCTTGTTTCCGCCCGAAGCAGATCAACGTTACACCCGTTACTGCTGCCCTCTGGGCATGACGGCGATCGCTAAATATCTCAGTGCAGATTTAACAATCATTAACAATGCACGCATCATTGGCGTTAGTCACAATGAAGATAAATGGCAGTTATTGACCGATCGCCAAGAAATCCTCGAAACCAAAGTGATCGTATCCACGATCCCTGCACCTCAGTTTCTGCCTCTATTTGAAGAAGTCCTCGCACCAGCACCTAGCTTTTTACAGGCACTCCAATCTGTCAAATTTTTACCCAGCGTGACCATTATGGCTGGTTACAATGCTAGTAATGAAGTACCTATAGAATGGCAAGTGATTAAATGTATTAACGATCCTATTCTTGACTGGATTAGCTATGACAGCAGTAAGCACCCTGACAAGTCGATCCAGCCGGTCTTTGTGCTGCAAAGTAATGCTGAATTTGCTAAGCAATCTATGGGAGAGCTTGATCTAGAAATTGTCGGTAAACCATTGCTATATCAAACAGGTAAACTTTTAGCGAGATGGTTAGCTAACCCTGAGTGGTGGCAAGTTCATCGTTGGCGCTATGCTGTTGTCGAGGAATCATTAGGTGTCTCCTGTTTATCAACGTCCATTCCTTTAGCTCTTATCTGTGCAGGCGACTGGTGCGCTGGCAAAAATATTGAAGCCGCCTATCATTCAGGTATTGCGGCGGCTGAGTCAGCACTCGAACTGATTAAATCTTAA
- a CDS encoding isoaspartyl peptidase/L-asparaginase: MQPKIIIHGGAGSTVESKGGYEPVRKSLFAVLETVYPMLLDGAKAIDAVVKACQMLEDDPRFNAGTGSVLQSDGQIRMSASIMDGDRQSFSGVINTSRVKNPIDLAKHLQTSDDRVLSDYGSAELTRELGIPIYNPLTDERLAEWVEERKTNFTRKMADVAMGTIGAVVLDQYGSIAAGTSTGGRGFERIGRVSDSATPAGNYATKFAGVSCTGVGEDILDEGFATRVVVRVTDGMTLQQAVEKSINEAKSRDRDFGAICLDATGAIAWGKTCPVLFAAYHDGEKMQDTL; this comes from the coding sequence ATGCAACCCAAAATCATTATTCATGGCGGTGCGGGTAGCACTGTCGAAAGTAAAGGCGGCTATGAGCCTGTCCGCAAATCTCTATTTGCAGTTCTAGAGACCGTTTATCCGATGCTGCTTGATGGCGCGAAGGCGATCGATGCGGTGGTTAAAGCTTGTCAAATGCTCGAAGACGATCCACGCTTTAATGCGGGGACTGGCTCAGTATTGCAGTCCGATGGTCAAATCCGTATGAGTGCTTCGATTATGGATGGCGATCGCCAAAGTTTTAGTGGTGTGATCAATACATCAAGGGTCAAAAATCCGATTGATTTGGCTAAGCATTTGCAAACTAGCGATGATCGCGTGTTATCTGATTACGGCTCAGCAGAACTCACTCGCGAATTGGGCATCCCGATTTACAATCCCCTCACCGATGAGCGCCTTGCGGAATGGGTGGAGGAGCGCAAAACTAACTTCACACGCAAAATGGCAGATGTAGCAATGGGAACGATTGGCGCGGTAGTTCTTGATCAATATGGCAGTATCGCGGCTGGCACATCCACAGGCGGTCGTGGCTTTGAGCGTATTGGCAGAGTGAGCGACTCAGCAACCCCTGCGGGTAACTATGCTACTAAATTCGCAGGTGTAAGCTGTACGGGAGTTGGTGAAGATATTCTTGATGAGGGATTCGCTACTAGAGTAGTGGTACGTGTTACTGATGGTATGACTCTCCAGCAAGCGGTCGAAAAATCGATTAATGAGGCGAAAAGTCGCGATCGCGATTTTGGCGCGATCTGTCTTGATGCTACTGGGGCGATCGCGTGGGGCAAAACTTGTCCCGTATTGTTTGCTGCATATCATGATGGCGAAAAGATGCAAGACACACTTTAA
- a CDS encoding Uma2 family endonuclease — MPSLQTQTPLDTWISAPWQEFVHIADAPNSSKLKSYYYNGKMRFEPMSTGSDHSNDHALILFALSFFAASQRIPMTAKDGCSYRKNGYTEFQPDASYYVGANADVIPWGTRIIDLDQYPLPDLVIEISDTSLADDLGAKRLQYEDLGISEYWIVNVQTMQIFAFTQGQDGSIRRIRESMVLVGLKLEILEQALQRNRQENQSIITAWLIEQLRS, encoded by the coding sequence ATGCCCTCACTACAGACCCAAACCCCTCTGGATACATGGATATCAGCCCCTTGGCAAGAATTTGTGCATATTGCCGATGCTCCAAATTCCAGCAAGCTCAAAAGTTACTATTACAACGGCAAGATGAGGTTTGAACCCATGTCCACAGGTTCCGATCATTCTAATGACCATGCATTGATTCTGTTTGCCTTGTCATTCTTTGCCGCCAGTCAGCGCATTCCCATGACCGCGAAAGATGGTTGTTCCTATCGCAAAAATGGATATACCGAATTTCAGCCTGATGCCTCATACTACGTTGGTGCAAATGCCGATGTCATCCCTTGGGGAACACGAATCATTGACTTGGATCAATATCCATTACCAGATCTAGTCATTGAAATATCGGATACCTCCCTTGCCGATGACTTAGGCGCAAAACGTCTGCAATACGAAGATCTCGGAATATCTGAATATTGGATTGTAAATGTGCAAACTATGCAAATTTTTGCTTTTACACAAGGGCAAGATGGCAGCATTAGACGGATTCGCGAATCAATGGTTTTAGTAGGTTTAAAACTGGAAATCCTTGAACAAGCGCTTCAACGCAATCGCCAAGAAAACCAAAGCATCATCACTGCATGGCTAATCGAACAACTTCGCTCTTAA
- the ffh gene encoding signal recognition particle protein, producing MFDEIADKFEAAWKKLRGQDKISESNIQGAIREVRRALLEADVNLQVVKEFVEEISKQAQGADVITGVRPDQQFIKIVYDELVKTMGEANVPLAEAANTPTVILMAGLQGTGKTTATAKLALHLRKLERSALLVATDVYRPAAIDQLLTLGKQINVPVFEMGVDADPVEIAKQGLAKAKELDVNTVIVDTAGRLQIDRDMMDELSRIKDAIKPDEVLLVVDAMTGQEAATLTRTFHDEIGITGAILTKMDGDTRGGAALSVRQISGQPIKFIGVGEKVEALQPFYPERMASRILGMGDVLTLVEKAQEEIDIADAAKLQEKILSAKFDFDDFLKNTRMMKNMGSFGGMLKMLPGMKINDTQIQEAEKQLKRCESMIASMTKQERKDPDLIAKSPSRKQRIAKGSGYKLQDVTKLVADFQKMRALMQQMGQGKMPSFPGMPNMGSGGFPGMGGMGNQAPSGNPVYGKKKKKKKGFGEL from the coding sequence ATGTTTGATGAAATCGCCGATAAGTTTGAGGCGGCTTGGAAAAAGTTACGTGGACAAGACAAAATCTCGGAATCCAATATACAGGGCGCGATCCGTGAAGTACGCAGGGCTCTTTTGGAGGCAGATGTCAACTTACAGGTTGTCAAAGAATTTGTCGAAGAAATCTCCAAACAGGCTCAGGGCGCTGATGTCATCACAGGGGTGCGCCCCGATCAGCAATTTATCAAAATCGTCTATGACGAACTGGTAAAGACAATGGGCGAGGCAAATGTGCCACTCGCTGAGGCTGCCAATACGCCGACAGTAATTTTGATGGCAGGTTTGCAGGGGACGGGTAAAACAACTGCTACTGCTAAGTTAGCTTTACATTTACGCAAACTAGAACGATCAGCTTTGCTAGTAGCAACTGACGTATATCGCCCTGCGGCGATCGATCAGTTGCTAACTCTTGGTAAGCAAATCAATGTGCCAGTTTTTGAAATGGGCGTGGACGCTGATCCTGTTGAAATTGCTAAGCAAGGATTGGCAAAAGCGAAGGAATTAGACGTGAATACCGTGATTGTGGACACAGCAGGACGCTTGCAGATCGATCGCGACATGATGGACGAGCTAAGTCGCATTAAGGATGCAATTAAGCCCGATGAAGTGTTGCTCGTTGTCGATGCGATGACAGGACAAGAGGCGGCGACCTTAACCCGTACCTTCCACGATGAGATTGGGATTACGGGCGCGATCTTAACCAAGATGGATGGCGATACTCGTGGAGGTGCGGCGCTATCGGTGCGGCAAATCTCGGGGCAGCCGATTAAATTTATCGGTGTGGGTGAAAAAGTCGAAGCCTTACAGCCTTTCTATCCCGAACGGATGGCTTCGCGGATTTTGGGCATGGGTGATGTGCTGACCCTAGTAGAGAAGGCTCAAGAAGAAATTGACATTGCCGATGCGGCGAAGCTCCAAGAGAAAATTCTCAGTGCCAAGTTTGACTTTGACGACTTCCTGAAGAACACACGCATGATGAAAAACATGGGTTCCTTTGGTGGAATGTTGAAAATGCTGCCGGGTATGAAAATCAATGATACTCAGATTCAAGAAGCAGAAAAGCAACTCAAACGCTGTGAGTCAATGATTGCCTCGATGACAAAGCAGGAACGCAAAGATCCTGATCTCATTGCCAAGAGTCCTAGCCGCAAACAACGCATTGCCAAAGGTTCAGGTTACAAACTTCAAGATGTGACGAAACTGGTCGCAGATTTTCAGAAGATGAGAGCTTTGATGCAACAAATGGGACAGGGCAAGATGCCAAGTTTCCCAGGAATGCCAAATATGGGTAGCGGTGGCTTCCCTGGTATGGGCGGCATGGGCAATCAAGCGCCATCGGGTAATCCTGTTTATGGTAAGAAGAAGAAAAAGAAAAAAGGCTTTGGAGAATTGTGA
- a CDS encoding cation:proton antiporter yields the protein MFLNHAIAYQLGGHLPAPLLATAEAENSPIILSGVLLTLVIIYIASKVGSEVAKRLDLPPVLGELVAGVIVGVSALHLVIFPEGGFTGSDSLIMSALQVLNQLTPAAVQSIFDSQSEVISVLAELGVIILLFEIGLESDLRQLKEVGIQAIVVACVGVAVPFAAGTIGLMYFFHVSAIPAIFAGAALTATSIGITSKVLAELGQLKSKEGQIIVGAAVIDDVLGIIVLAVVASLAKKGEIDITNLIYLIISAVTFLLGAILLGSVFNKTFVALVDKLKTRGNIIIPAFIFAFIMAFIGNAIHLEAILGAFAAGLVLDESDARKELDELIKPIADLIVPIFFVTVGARADLSVLNPTIPDNRAGLLIAIFLVLVAIAGKLVTGWAVFGIPQINRVAIGVGMIPRGEVGLVFAGIGSASGVLNKPLEVSIIIMVILTTFLAPPFLRVAFGQSKEAETPS from the coding sequence ATGTTTTTGAATCATGCGATCGCCTATCAGCTAGGTGGGCATCTCCCTGCACCATTACTGGCAACTGCCGAGGCGGAAAATTCACCCATTATTCTGTCGGGTGTATTACTTACCCTTGTAATTATCTATATAGCTAGCAAAGTTGGTAGTGAAGTTGCTAAGCGCTTAGACCTTCCTCCTGTGTTAGGAGAACTGGTTGCTGGCGTAATCGTAGGCGTATCCGCTTTGCACCTAGTTATTTTTCCTGAAGGTGGATTCACAGGTTCTGATTCACTGATTATGTCTGCACTACAAGTCCTGAATCAACTCACACCCGCAGCCGTTCAGAGCATATTTGATTCCCAGAGTGAGGTGATTTCGGTACTCGCAGAATTAGGTGTGATCATCCTTCTGTTTGAGATTGGGCTCGAATCAGACCTGCGTCAACTCAAAGAAGTGGGCATTCAAGCAATTGTGGTCGCCTGCGTGGGTGTGGCGGTTCCCTTTGCCGCAGGTACGATCGGACTAATGTACTTTTTTCATGTGTCGGCAATTCCTGCGATTTTTGCTGGAGCAGCCCTGACTGCGACAAGTATTGGGATCACTTCCAAGGTTTTAGCAGAACTCGGTCAGTTGAAATCCAAAGAAGGTCAAATCATCGTTGGGGCAGCCGTCATTGATGATGTTTTAGGGATTATTGTGTTAGCAGTAGTCGCCAGCTTAGCGAAAAAAGGTGAAATAGATATTACCAATTTGATTTACCTGATCATTAGTGCTGTTACTTTTTTGTTGGGTGCAATTCTCTTAGGCAGCGTTTTCAATAAAACCTTTGTGGCACTGGTTGACAAGTTGAAAACTCGTGGAAATATCATTATTCCCGCATTTATTTTCGCCTTCATCATGGCATTTATCGGTAATGCTATTCATCTAGAAGCGATCTTAGGTGCATTTGCAGCAGGGCTAGTACTGGATGAAAGCGATGCTCGCAAAGAACTAGATGAATTAATTAAACCGATCGCTGATTTGATAGTCCCTATTTTCTTTGTCACCGTTGGCGCAAGAGCCGATTTAAGTGTCCTTAATCCGACGATTCCCGACAATCGTGCTGGTTTATTGATTGCAATTTTCCTAGTCTTAGTGGCGATCGCAGGCAAATTGGTCACAGGTTGGGCAGTCTTTGGCATCCCACAAATCAATCGGGTTGCGATCGGTGTGGGCATGATCCCCCGTGGCGAGGTGGGTCTGGTATTTGCAGGCATTGGTTCTGCAAGTGGCGTTCTGAACAAACCCCTAGAAGTCTCAATCATCATTATGGTCATTCTCACCACCTTCTTAGCCCCACCATTTCTACGTGTCGCCTTTGGACAATCCAAAGAAGCTGAAACCCCAAGCTAA
- a CDS encoding helix-turn-helix domain-containing protein, with protein sequence MKTIQKNKKSYIDLLTEFPPRPIYSEQDLDAVQKVVDDLIDRGNLSDDEKDYMNVLCTLVEQYEQIHHPIPDIYGVELIEALLEEFDLKQKDLVPIFKTESIVSAVLNGHRKLMTEHIEKLAGFFHVSPAVFFSNHQN encoded by the coding sequence ATGAAAACTATACAAAAGAATAAAAAATCTTATATTGATTTACTAACAGAGTTTCCACCTCGCCCCATATATTCCGAACAAGATTTAGATGCAGTACAGAAAGTTGTTGACGATTTAATTGATCGCGGAAATTTAAGTGATGATGAAAAAGATTACATGAATGTTTTATGTACTCTGGTAGAGCAGTATGAACAAATTCACCATCCTATTCCTGATATCTATGGTGTTGAACTAATAGAAGCTTTGCTTGAAGAATTTGATCTCAAACAAAAAGACTTAGTGCCAATTTTTAAAACTGAGTCTATTGTTTCGGCTGTATTAAATGGTCATCGCAAATTAATGACTGAGCATATTGAAAAGTTGGCAGGATTTTTTCATGTTTCGCCTGCTGTATTTTTCTCTAATCATCAAAATTAA
- a CDS encoding type II toxin-antitoxin system HigB family toxin, which yields MNIIFFRKLENFYANHPKSKNLLRSWSKRIQGISPKHFVELREFFQQADQVGELTVFNIGSNYRLIAQIDYESQKIIIREVLPHKEYERSKWKKQ from the coding sequence ATGAATATAATATTTTTCCGTAAATTAGAAAATTTTTATGCAAATCACCCTAAATCTAAAAATCTTCTTCGCTCATGGAGTAAAAGAATACAAGGTATAAGTCCAAAGCATTTTGTAGAACTACGAGAGTTCTTTCAACAAGCTGACCAAGTAGGAGAGTTAACAGTATTTAACATAGGTAGTAACTATCGATTGATTGCTCAAATAGATTATGAGTCTCAAAAAATTATTATTCGTGAAGTCCTTCCACATAAAGAGTATGAAAGAAGTAAATGGAAAAAACAATAA
- a CDS encoding RNA methyltransferase has translation MSNIRIVLVETAGARNLGSVARVMKNFGLSELWLVNPQCDRFSDEAIQMAVHAPEILENAQIVHGLPEALVGCQRAIATAGRIDKGEVQVISPHQGLIWLSQVETRAIVFGAEDRGLSNAEIQHCQQVMRIPVNPDYPSLNLSQAVGICCYQWQILQDNSISHENLTSQTAQDLLKSAPIDLATREELEAYYQQLESVLLKIGYVYPHTAFARLQKFRHIFDRANLSSSEVTMLRGILRQVNWATDQ, from the coding sequence ATGTCAAATATCAGAATTGTGTTAGTAGAGACGGCGGGGGCGCGGAACCTTGGCTCAGTGGCAAGGGTGATGAAAAATTTTGGTCTGTCAGAATTGTGGCTAGTTAATCCTCAATGCGATCGCTTCAGTGATGAAGCAATACAGATGGCAGTTCATGCTCCTGAGATTTTAGAGAATGCTCAGATTGTGCATGGTTTACCTGAAGCACTGGTGGGATGTCAGAGAGCGATCGCTACCGCAGGTCGCATTGATAAGGGAGAGGTGCAAGTCATTAGTCCTCATCAAGGTTTGATTTGGTTATCACAAGTTGAGACTAGGGCGATCGTCTTCGGTGCAGAGGATCGGGGCTTGAGCAATGCCGAAATCCAACATTGCCAGCAAGTAATGCGAATCCCTGTGAATCCTGACTACCCATCACTAAATTTGTCGCAAGCAGTGGGTATTTGTTGCTACCAGTGGCAAATATTGCAAGACAACTCCATAAGTCACGAAAATTTGACTAGCCAAACCGCACAAGATTTGCTAAAGTCAGCACCCATAGACCTTGCTACCCGCGAAGAGCTAGAAGCTTACTACCAGCAACTTGAATCAGTATTGCTCAAGATTGGTTATGTCTATCCCCATACTGCTTTTGCTCGGTTGCAAAAGTTTCGGCATATCTTTGATCGTGCAAATCTAAGTTCGTCAGAGGTTACGATGCTGAGGGGAATTTTGCGCCAAGTCAATTGGGCTACGGATCAATAA